From Candidatus Wallbacteria bacterium, the proteins below share one genomic window:
- a CDS encoding DEAD/DEAH box helicase, whose product MNYPLYPFQSSFINRFVEEKSIILSHPMGTGKTRTAIECFLRLKRDNKVDRALVLTTASLIANFIDNIKLFCPQISYKIINRSSSHELGPDFNLISFSYFVKHFSKFDFSSSNFLIIDEFHHSKNEDTKTSEMLKKIRTGFEYFLPLTGTPFQNNVKEFINLVEIVSNKNLFPLIEREFQRKWDYRDSNFLKRFYYVVVKKKPLYGQIIGIKKPGRFRDLVSRYYDFVDLEKLPSYPKLTEENCEITLDQFTQKKYDVSLSRLKKHLNYLDDEEDNERKLIRSINKLQYCRQTILNPLYSDNKYYLSPKVAQLIADLKKVILDDDNRCLIYSNFVNAGVNTISYFLTKESIEHEVFIGDTSKEKRANVLKDFKSGKNRVVVFSNVGGEGLDLPQANKIFIIDPHFNPSIESQMLSRARRINSNWKEICVKRYLAKCINNSDTIDQKIFRISEKKKSINNLISDTIRGKSC is encoded by the coding sequence GTGAACTATCCGCTGTATCCTTTTCAGAGTAGTTTTATAAACCGTTTTGTTGAGGAAAAATCAATTATACTCTCACATCCAATGGGAACTGGCAAGACAAGAACGGCGATTGAATGTTTTTTGCGATTAAAAAGAGACAACAAAGTAGATAGAGCTCTAGTTCTAACTACAGCATCCTTGATAGCTAATTTTATTGATAACATTAAGTTATTTTGCCCTCAAATCTCTTATAAAATTATTAATCGCAGCAGTTCTCATGAGCTAGGCCCTGACTTTAATTTAATTTCCTTTAGTTATTTTGTTAAACATTTCAGCAAATTTGATTTTAGTTCATCAAATTTTCTAATCATCGATGAATTTCACCATAGTAAAAACGAAGATACAAAAACTTCAGAGATGTTAAAAAAAATACGTACCGGATTTGAATACTTCCTTCCTTTAACAGGAACCCCATTTCAAAATAACGTGAAAGAATTTATTAATTTAGTTGAGATAGTTTCAAATAAAAATCTTTTCCCTTTGATTGAGAGAGAATTTCAGAGGAAATGGGATTATAGAGATTCGAATTTTCTTAAAAGATTTTATTATGTTGTTGTTAAAAAGAAACCTCTGTATGGCCAAATCATAGGTATAAAAAAACCTGGTAGATTTAGAGATCTAGTAAGTAGATATTATGATTTTGTAGATTTAGAAAAATTGCCAAGTTATCCTAAATTAACTGAAGAAAATTGCGAAATTACACTAGACCAATTTACTCAAAAAAAATACGATGTCTCTCTATCTAGATTAAAAAAGCATTTAAACTATCTTGATGATGAAGAAGATAACGAACGAAAACTGATTCGATCAATAAATAAACTTCAATACTGCAGGCAAACAATACTGAATCCTTTGTATTCTGATAACAAGTACTATTTATCACCTAAAGTAGCTCAATTGATCGCAGATCTTAAAAAAGTAATTTTAGATGATGATAATCGGTGTTTAATTTACTCGAACTTTGTAAATGCTGGAGTAAATACAATTTCATACTTTTTAACAAAAGAAAGCATTGAACATGAAGTGTTTATTGGTGACACTTCAAAAGAAAAAAGAGCTAATGTATTAAAGGACTTTAAATCTGGTAAAAATAGAGTCGTTGTCTTTTCAAACGTTGGTGGAGAAGGATTAGATTTGCCTCAAGCAAATAAAATATTTATCATTGATCCCCACTTTAATCCTTCAATAGAATCTCAGATGCTATCGAGAGCAAGGCGAATAAATTCTAACTGGAAAGAAATCTGTGTAAAAAGATATCTTGCAAAATGTATTAATAATTCCGATACAATCGATCAAAAAATATTTAGGATTTCCGAAAAAAAGAAATCCATTAACAATTTAATTT